CGTTTCGATAACGCCATGTCCGATGCGCCCACCTTCCGACGCACCCGCCAGCGTGAGGCGATTTACAACGCGCTGAGCGAGGCCGAGCGCCCCTTGAATTTCGAGGAGCTGCTGGAGCGCGCGCGCATGCATTTCCCCAAGATCGGTGAGCGGACGGTGTTTCGCAACGTGCGCGAAATGTTGGACGAGCACAGCCTGGTGCGGGTTTATCTGCCCGGCCAGCCCGCGCGCTACGTGCTGCCAACGGGCAATCACTGCCCACATTTCATCTGCCGCAACTGTAATAACGTCTTCGTGCTACCCGAGGAGACGCCCGACATTTTACCTGGTTATGCGAGTAAAATACCCCCGGAATTCATACCCGAGGGAGAGGAGGTCATCATTTACGGCTACTGCCGGGAGTGTCCGCCGGAGTAGTCGGAGGTCATTCTCCGGCTGAGGCCGCAT
The genomic region above belongs to Cerasicoccus sp. TK19100 and contains:
- a CDS encoding Fur family transcriptional regulator, with the protein product MSDAPTFRRTRQREAIYNALSEAERPLNFEELLERARMHFPKIGERTVFRNVREMLDEHSLVRVYLPGQPARYVLPTGNHCPHFICRNCNNVFVLPEETPDILPGYASKIPPEFIPEGEEVIIYGYCRECPPE